A stretch of the Gemmatimonadales bacterium genome encodes the following:
- the rocD gene encoding ornithine--oxo-acid transaminase, whose translation MNKTDQYLAEASKYGAKNYQPLPVVIEKGEGAWVWDVEGKKYLDCLSAYSALNQGHRHPAIVKAAKDQLDRVTLTSRAFHNDQMGPFLRDICELTGFSKALPMNSGAEAVETALKAVRKWGVKVKGVPENRAEVIACANNFHGRTIAIISMSTEAQYQDGFGPLTPGFKIVEYGDADALERAITPNTVAFIVEPIQGEGGVIMPPEGYLKRVREICTRHRVLFVADEIQTGLGRTGKMFACEWEGVRPDAMILGKALSGGFYPVSAFVADDEVMGVFNPGDHGSTFGGNPLGAAIGRAALQVLKDEKLAERADQLGEWFMCELKKISSPHVEEVRGRGFLIGVEIKKESGPARPYCEALAERGILAKETHDQVVRFAPPLVISKEDLQWALPRIGEVLAMSFAPATAGAAR comes from the coding sequence ATGAACAAGACGGACCAGTATCTCGCCGAGGCCTCGAAGTACGGTGCGAAGAACTACCAGCCGCTTCCGGTCGTCATCGAGAAGGGCGAGGGGGCGTGGGTGTGGGACGTCGAGGGGAAGAAGTACCTCGACTGCCTCAGCGCGTACTCGGCCCTCAACCAGGGGCACCGCCACCCGGCGATCGTGAAGGCGGCGAAGGACCAGCTGGACCGCGTGACGCTGACGTCGCGCGCCTTTCACAACGACCAGATGGGCCCGTTCCTCAGGGACATCTGCGAGCTCACCGGCTTTTCGAAGGCTCTGCCGATGAACTCGGGCGCCGAGGCGGTGGAGACGGCGCTGAAGGCGGTGCGGAAATGGGGCGTCAAGGTGAAGGGCGTGCCGGAGAATCGCGCCGAGGTCATCGCGTGCGCGAACAACTTCCACGGGCGCACCATCGCTATCATCTCGATGAGCACCGAGGCGCAGTACCAGGACGGATTCGGGCCGCTGACGCCGGGCTTCAAGATCGTGGAGTACGGCGATGCGGACGCGCTCGAGCGCGCGATCACGCCCAACACGGTGGCGTTCATCGTCGAGCCCATTCAGGGCGAAGGCGGCGTCATCATGCCGCCGGAGGGCTACCTGAAACGGGTGCGCGAGATCTGCACCAGGCACCGGGTGCTGTTCGTCGCCGACGAGATCCAGACCGGCCTCGGCCGCACCGGGAAGATGTTCGCGTGCGAGTGGGAAGGCGTGAGGCCCGACGCGATGATCCTGGGCAAGGCGCTCTCGGGCGGGTTCTACCCCGTTTCGGCGTTCGTCGCGGACGATGAAGTGATGGGCGTCTTCAACCCGGGCGACCACGGCTCGACCTTTGGTGGGAACCCGCTGGGCGCGGCGATCGGCCGGGCGGCGCTCCAGGTCTTGAAGGACGAGAAGCTGGCCGAGCGCGCGGATCAGCTGGGCGAGTGGTTCATGTGCGAGCTCAAGAAGATCAGCTCGCCGCATGTGGAGGAGGTGCGGGGGCGCGGCTTCCTGATCGGGGTTGAGATCAAGAAGGAGAGCGGTCCGGCGCGGCCGTACTGCGAGGCGCTGGCCGAGCGCGGGATCCTGGCCAAGGAGACGCACGACCAGGTGGTCCGCTTCGCGCCGCCGCTGGTGATCTCCAAGGAAGACCTCCAGTGGGCGCTGCCGAGGATCGGCGAGGTGCTGGCGATGAGCTTCGCGCCGGCGACGGCGGGGGCGGCGCGCTAG
- a CDS encoding aminotransferase class III-fold pyridoxal phosphate-dependent enzyme → MCTAPRAVRAPAKDEKLAERACELGDWFMCELKKIDSPHVEEVRGRGFLIGVEIKKESGPARPYCEALAERGILAKETHHQVVRFAPPLVISKEDLRWALKHIGEALKMSFVPAAAAAH, encoded by the coding sequence GTGTGTACCGCCCCGCGGGCAGTACGTGCTCCGGCGAAGGACGAGAAGCTGGCCGAGCGTGCATGCGAGCTGGGCGACTGGTTCATGTGCGAGCTGAAGAAGATCGATTCGCCGCACGTGGAAGAGGTGCGCGGGCGCGGCTTCCTGATCGGGGTTGAGATCAAGAAGGAGAGCGGTCCGGCGCGGCCCTACTGCGAGGCGCTGGCCGAGCGCGGGATCCTGGCCAAGGAGACGCACCACCAGGTGGTCCGCTTCGCGCCGCCGCTGGTGATCTCCAAGGAAGACCTCCGGTGGGCGTTGAAGCACATCGGTGAGGCCTTGAAGATGAGTTTTGTGCCGGCCGCGGCGGCGGCGCACTAG
- a CDS encoding D-aminoacylase, whose product MPRITSHLSRLTHYTSLITLLVASACSPRYDVVIRHGTIYDGSGGPPVVGDLAIQGDSIAAIGDIGGARGRIEVDATGLAVAPGFINMLSWATESLIEDGRSQGDIRQGVTLEVFGEGESMGPLNDSMKADMVRHQGDIKYPIEWTTLGQYLEYLTRRGISPNVASFIGATTVRIHEIGYADRPPTPAELVRMRALVRQAMEEGALGVGSSLIYAPAFYARTPELIALAEEAGRFGGMYISHLRSEGNRLLQAVDELIAIARTAHVPAEIYHLKAAGRANWGKLDSVIALVEAARADGLRITADMYNYPAGATGLDASMPPWVQEGGLEAWKRRLQDPAIRARVAREMRTPSDRWENLFLAAGSAENVLLVEFKQDSLKPLTGKTLAEVARMRGKSPEETAMDLVVQDDSRVGTIYFLMSEDNVRREIALPWVSFGSDAGSLAPEGVFLRSNPHPRAYGNFARLLGKYVREEHVIPLEEAIRRLTLLPATNLRIQRRGALRAGFFADVVVFNPDSIADHATFERPHQYATGVVDVFVNGVQVLRNGEHTGAKPGRVVRGPGWSGVGR is encoded by the coding sequence ATGCCCCGTATCACGTCTCACCTATCACGTCTCACTCATTACACATCACTCATCACGCTTCTTGTTGCGTCCGCCTGCTCCCCCCGATACGACGTCGTCATCCGCCACGGCACCATCTACGACGGCAGCGGCGGCCCGCCCGTCGTAGGCGACCTCGCCATCCAGGGCGACTCGATCGCGGCCATCGGCGACATCGGCGGCGCCAGGGGTAGGATCGAGGTGGACGCCACCGGCCTCGCCGTGGCCCCAGGCTTCATTAACATGCTGAGCTGGGCCACCGAGTCACTCATCGAAGACGGCCGCTCCCAGGGCGACATCCGCCAGGGCGTCACCCTCGAGGTCTTCGGCGAAGGCGAGTCAATGGGGCCGCTCAACGACTCCATGAAGGCCGACATGGTCCGCCACCAGGGCGACATCAAGTACCCCATCGAATGGACCACCCTCGGCCAGTACCTGGAGTACCTGACGCGGCGTGGCATCTCGCCCAACGTAGCCTCGTTCATCGGCGCCACCACCGTGCGCATCCACGAGATCGGCTACGCCGACCGCCCGCCCACGCCCGCCGAGCTGGTGCGGATGCGCGCGCTGGTCCGGCAGGCCATGGAAGAAGGCGCCCTCGGCGTGGGCTCCTCGCTCATCTACGCTCCCGCCTTCTACGCGCGGACGCCCGAGTTGATCGCGCTCGCCGAGGAAGCCGGCCGCTTCGGCGGCATGTACATCTCCCACCTGCGCAGCGAGGGCAACCGGCTGCTGCAAGCCGTGGATGAGCTGATCGCGATCGCCCGCACCGCGCACGTCCCCGCCGAGATCTACCACCTCAAGGCCGCGGGCCGCGCCAATTGGGGCAAGCTCGATTCGGTGATCGCACTCGTGGAGGCGGCGCGCGCGGACGGCCTGCGCATCACCGCCGACATGTACAACTACCCGGCGGGAGCGACGGGGCTCGACGCTTCCATGCCCCCCTGGGTGCAGGAAGGCGGCCTCGAAGCGTGGAAGCGGCGCCTCCAGGACCCCGCCATCCGCGCCCGTGTGGCGCGCGAGATGCGCACCCCTTCCGACCGGTGGGAGAACCTCTTCCTCGCCGCCGGCTCTGCGGAGAACGTCCTGCTAGTCGAGTTCAAGCAGGACTCGCTCAAGCCGCTCACCGGCAAGACCCTGGCCGAGGTGGCTCGCATGAGAGGGAAGTCGCCGGAGGAGACGGCGATGGATCTCGTCGTTCAGGACGACAGCCGCGTCGGCACCATCTACTTCCTGATGTCCGAGGACAACGTGCGGCGCGAGATCGCGCTTCCCTGGGTGAGCTTCGGCTCCGACGCCGGCTCGCTCGCGCCCGAGGGCGTCTTCCTCCGGTCCAACCCCCATCCGCGCGCCTACGGCAACTTCGCGCGCCTGCTGGGGAAGTACGTGCGCGAGGAGCACGTCATCCCGCTCGAGGAGGCGATTCGCCGTCTCACGCTCCTCCCAGCCACCAACCTGCGCATCCAACGCCGAGGCGCGCTCCGCGCCGGCTTCTTCGCCGACGTGGTCGTCTTCAACCCCGACAGCATCGCCGATCACGCCACCTTCGAGCGGCCCCACCAGTACGCCACCGGCGTGGTTGATGTATTCGTGAACGGCGTGCAAGTTCTGCGGAACGGAGAACATACGGGAGCCAAGCCCGGACGGGTGGTGCGGGGGCCGGGGTGGAGCGGGGTCGGGCGTTAG
- a CDS encoding BrnA antitoxin family protein, with protein MSARKKQSRKRIPRFASEDAERRFWATHDSVDYFDWDNAVPATFPNLKPSTTSISIRLPVPMLEELKALANERDVPYQSLMKVYLAERVARERLRRVPA; from the coding sequence ATGAGCGCGCGCAAGAAGCAGAGTAGGAAGCGGATTCCGCGGTTTGCCTCCGAGGACGCCGAGCGGCGGTTCTGGGCCACGCACGACAGCGTGGACTATTTCGATTGGGACAACGCCGTGCCGGCGACGTTTCCGAACCTCAAGCCGTCTACCACGTCGATCTCCATTCGCCTCCCCGTCCCCATGCTGGAGGAGCTGAAGGCGCTTGCGAACGAGCGCGACGTGCCGTACCAGTCGCTCATGAAGGTTTATCTCGCCGAGCGGGTGGCGCGGGAGCGGCTCCGCAGAGTACCGGCTTGA
- a CDS encoding transposase produces the protein MWYSGIDQHQRDCVITTYGPDGPRVKHARVPSTPLALQLYFAEFPGPHKAVVESTGSWYWLADLLAAWGVELVLAHATRLKAISAAKVKTDQVDSDVLALLLRADLIPVAHMIRPEQRGPRDLMRSRLRLVEKRVSAQNSIDRLLEKFNVQTVAELDELYQLQAACHEAQIKLLTEQIATLERALHPHLIPNADVQRLLWTPGLGKVNAFTLYTEIDGIARFPSARQFFSYSRLVPRADNSGARRKTTASCARRDGTTATP, from the coding sequence ATGTGGTACTCCGGCATCGACCAGCACCAGCGCGATTGTGTCATCACAACCTATGGACCCGACGGCCCGCGCGTCAAACATGCCCGGGTGCCGAGCACCCCGCTCGCGCTTCAGCTCTACTTCGCGGAGTTTCCCGGTCCCCACAAAGCCGTCGTCGAATCCACCGGCAGCTGGTACTGGCTCGCCGATCTCCTCGCGGCATGGGGCGTCGAGCTGGTGCTCGCCCACGCCACCCGGCTCAAGGCCATCTCCGCCGCCAAGGTCAAGACCGACCAGGTCGACTCCGACGTCCTGGCCCTGCTGCTGCGGGCCGACCTCATCCCCGTCGCCCACATGATCCGCCCCGAGCAGCGCGGCCCCCGCGACCTCATGCGCAGCCGGCTGCGCCTGGTCGAGAAACGTGTCAGCGCCCAGAACAGCATCGACCGCCTGCTGGAGAAGTTCAACGTCCAGACCGTCGCCGAGCTGGATGAGCTCTACCAACTGCAGGCCGCCTGTCATGAAGCTCAGATCAAGCTGCTCACCGAGCAGATCGCCACGCTCGAGCGCGCCCTGCACCCGCATCTGATCCCGAACGCCGACGTGCAGCGCCTCCTCTGGACCCCCGGCCTCGGCAAGGTGAACGCCTTCACCCTCTACACCGAGATCGACGGCATCGCCCGCTTCCCCTCGGCCCGGCAGTTCTTCTCCTACAGCCGCCTGGTCCCCCGGGCCGACAACTCGGGCGCCAGGAGGAAGACAACGGCGAGCTGCGCTCGTCGCGATGGGACTACTGCAACCCCTTGA
- a CDS encoding amidohydrolase family protein: MELPGLGARRSCTHLWSTCGRLGPQLISGPLDALGTSSHGSLGGSAFACRFESVERHIAANEPPETAGGACSWSHHAAFASIMMAPLAVDGGNDKVAVMQIDAGMQQRRLREKKSSSGWRNERSLETSRHWRWCSRYIGPVTAVSAALTMVCIAAMMGCSSAARPGRPVPTRPYAETLAVTVREGTELVAALSPDGRRIAFILLGQVWLIDADGGRAVALTDAVADPHEDWAIAWAPDSRRLAVSANHPAILSAEGIPRSSASLSVVDVDSRTTLRTWRREQIIDVGWPPSDDAPETVEFNRDSTDLWRFPIDSARPPIRERALPRRIGAPAYAPGGRSLAYAGPVSASQWVPTSASDLWEMDLATRAERRLTADSALDGYPAYSPDGRWIAFISERSGTRQLWLLPRDAGEPRPLTRSGEDVYLAPLSWLPDSRGVVYTAAGKIHVAFVDGSAERTLEFGADITVARWSGLRRPELPRPGERHRVRGIVTPELAPDGRRVAFAALGDLWVADVSGGRPMRLTQSVGDEIRPRWSPDGSRLAYVVYAPGTEPQVRILEVDRPERSRTVTVPIGPFDPQFEWSPDGRRLAWVEGNRIGWTDVSMGETRVVASAAGQLLGWSSSGDSIAYATSRASWRVSADSGRPVESNVPDNYASRARWAADLSRAAYAVADRGYRVDVAAGRTPVRLTDPAPRHFSWSTRGHYLLYLSGARVRLLDARSGVARTLEVAPWYDVPEPPPSLLIRNVRIVDGTGGPASRPSDLLVIGGRIAEISAAGAMPSADAVRTIDAGGRTLLPGLMNLHAHQTPSKPLLALNLYNGVLSIRDPGPGSQGEWIQSLRERAEAGELLAPRIFATGGTVTAHDRATGLNSRGVDLMDPRSVADQVASMAAVGTDIIKPYFRNPLLDSRVSEAAHALALPMTSHFLFLGSLARGLEGKEHSHLYYRGWTALYRADVIGALRASNACVTPTLLFYAVNQLGGRSTRLALDTSFLTDSIIRAFASSGLIAESRAWLLRPVSAAARAAWSQREGWDLESVRRLREAGVRVTTGTDVPAIFDEFGVPFEMELLVRAGLTPLEAIRAATLDGASCLGVENELGSVEVGKRADLIIVDGDPTADIRDIRRIAWVVLGGAPYTRQEIIASVRPSGPR; the protein is encoded by the coding sequence ATGGAGCTGCCGGGCCTCGGCGCGCGACGTTCTTGCACTCACCTGTGGTCGACTTGTGGGCGCCTCGGCCCGCAGCTCATTTCCGGTCCGTTAGACGCACTCGGCACATCGTCGCATGGATCGTTGGGCGGGAGCGCATTCGCGTGTCGGTTCGAGTCTGTCGAAAGACACATTGCGGCGAATGAGCCGCCCGAAACGGCGGGCGGCGCATGCAGTTGGTCTCATCATGCAGCGTTCGCAAGCATTATGATGGCACCTCTCGCCGTCGACGGCGGCAATGACAAGGTCGCGGTCATGCAGATCGATGCCGGAATGCAGCAGAGACGCCTGCGCGAGAAGAAATCCTCTTCTGGCTGGCGGAACGAACGCTCTCTCGAAACATCACGGCATTGGCGCTGGTGCTCGCGCTACATCGGCCCAGTGACCGCTGTCTCAGCGGCGCTCACCATGGTCTGCATCGCAGCGATGATGGGGTGTTCCAGCGCCGCACGTCCCGGACGACCCGTGCCCACGCGGCCATATGCAGAGACACTCGCGGTCACCGTCCGCGAGGGTACCGAACTGGTTGCGGCACTTTCGCCAGACGGCCGCCGAATCGCCTTCATTCTCCTGGGACAGGTTTGGCTGATCGATGCTGATGGCGGCCGAGCCGTGGCGCTTACGGACGCCGTGGCGGATCCCCACGAGGACTGGGCCATTGCGTGGGCGCCCGATTCCAGGCGGCTGGCCGTGTCGGCGAACCACCCTGCGATCCTATCTGCCGAGGGGATTCCGCGTTCGAGCGCGAGCCTCAGCGTCGTCGACGTAGACTCGCGCACGACCCTCCGCACCTGGCGAAGGGAACAAATCATCGACGTGGGATGGCCGCCCTCGGACGACGCGCCGGAAACCGTGGAATTCAACCGCGACTCGACCGACTTGTGGAGGTTTCCTATCGACAGCGCTCGACCGCCCATTCGTGAGCGAGCGCTTCCCCGACGGATCGGCGCCCCAGCGTACGCTCCGGGCGGCCGATCCCTGGCGTACGCCGGTCCGGTGTCCGCGAGCCAGTGGGTCCCGACCTCGGCCAGCGACCTTTGGGAGATGGACCTTGCGACACGGGCCGAGCGACGGCTCACCGCCGACTCGGCGCTCGACGGCTACCCGGCGTACTCACCGGACGGACGCTGGATCGCATTCATCTCGGAGCGATCGGGGACGCGGCAGCTTTGGCTCTTGCCACGAGACGCGGGAGAACCGAGGCCCCTCACGCGGAGCGGCGAGGACGTTTATCTCGCGCCGCTGTCGTGGCTTCCCGACTCGCGTGGTGTCGTCTACACCGCAGCGGGAAAGATCCACGTCGCCTTCGTGGACGGATCGGCGGAACGAACGCTCGAGTTTGGCGCAGACATCACTGTGGCGCGATGGAGCGGGCTGCGGCGTCCTGAACTCCCGCGACCCGGCGAGCGACACCGCGTGCGTGGGATCGTGACCCCTGAACTGGCACCGGACGGAAGGCGCGTCGCTTTCGCGGCTCTGGGCGACTTGTGGGTGGCGGATGTCAGCGGCGGTCGCCCGATGCGCCTTACCCAATCGGTTGGCGACGAAATCCGCCCGCGCTGGTCTCCAGACGGCAGCCGTCTCGCTTATGTGGTGTACGCGCCCGGCACTGAGCCTCAAGTGCGAATCCTTGAGGTGGATCGGCCGGAGCGTTCACGCACCGTGACTGTTCCGATTGGGCCGTTCGACCCCCAGTTCGAGTGGTCCCCGGACGGACGGCGCCTGGCCTGGGTCGAGGGCAACAGGATCGGGTGGACCGACGTGAGCATGGGTGAGACTCGCGTCGTCGCCAGCGCCGCCGGCCAGCTGCTGGGCTGGTCATCAAGCGGCGACTCGATCGCTTATGCGACGAGCCGCGCATCTTGGCGCGTGAGCGCTGACAGCGGTCGACCCGTGGAATCGAACGTGCCCGACAATTACGCGTCGCGTGCACGATGGGCTGCCGACCTTTCGCGGGCGGCGTACGCTGTCGCCGACAGAGGTTACCGAGTGGATGTGGCCGCAGGGAGAACACCCGTGCGCCTCACCGATCCCGCGCCGCGCCACTTCTCTTGGTCTACCCGCGGCCACTACCTCCTCTACCTCTCGGGTGCGCGCGTGAGATTGCTCGACGCGCGGAGCGGTGTCGCGCGCACGCTGGAGGTGGCGCCGTGGTACGACGTGCCGGAGCCGCCGCCGTCGCTCCTCATCCGAAACGTGCGGATCGTCGACGGCACGGGAGGGCCCGCTTCACGCCCATCGGACCTACTGGTCATAGGCGGGCGAATCGCCGAAATCTCCGCCGCAGGGGCGATGCCCTCCGCTGACGCTGTGCGCACGATTGACGCCGGAGGACGTACGCTGCTCCCTGGACTTATGAACCTCCACGCCCATCAGACCCCGTCCAAGCCGCTACTCGCGTTGAACCTCTACAATGGGGTGCTGTCGATCCGCGATCCAGGACCCGGATCGCAAGGCGAATGGATTCAGAGCCTGCGGGAGCGCGCGGAGGCGGGGGAGCTACTGGCGCCGCGGATTTTCGCAACGGGGGGCACGGTCACCGCCCATGACCGCGCAACAGGACTGAATTCGCGCGGCGTGGACCTGATGGACCCGCGGTCGGTGGCAGACCAAGTCGCGAGCATGGCCGCTGTCGGGACGGACATCATCAAGCCGTACTTCCGCAACCCGCTGTTGGACTCACGCGTGAGCGAGGCAGCCCACGCGTTAGCGCTGCCGATGACTTCGCATTTCCTCTTTCTCGGTTCCCTCGCGCGCGGGCTCGAGGGCAAGGAGCATTCACACCTCTACTATCGGGGGTGGACGGCGCTGTACCGTGCCGACGTCATCGGGGCTCTTCGTGCGTCAAACGCGTGCGTGACGCCGACACTGCTGTTCTACGCCGTCAACCAGTTGGGCGGCCGCTCCACGCGGCTTGCGCTCGATACCTCCTTCCTCACGGACTCGATCATCCGCGCCTTCGCTTCCTCGGGCCTGATCGCGGAGTCCCGTGCGTGGCTTTTGCGACCGGTGTCGGCGGCTGCTCGAGCTGCGTGGTCGCAGCGAGAAGGATGGGACCTGGAGTCTGTGCGCCGCCTGCGAGAGGCGGGCGTGCGAGTCACCACCGGCACCGACGTGCCCGCCATATTCGACGAATTCGGTGTGCCATTCGAGATGGAGCTGCTCGTCCGCGCGGGATTGACGCCGTTAGAAGCCATCCGAGCGGCCACCCTCGACGGTGCAAGCTGTCTTGGTGTCGAGAACGAACTGGGGAGTGTTGAGGTGGGTAAGCGGGCCGACCTGATCATCGTGGACGGCGATCCGACGGCCGACATCCGCGACATCCGGCGCATCGCATGGGTCGTGCTCGGCGGTGCGCCGTACACCCGTCAGGAGATTATCGCTAGCGTCCGGCCATCAGGACCGCGGTAA